TCCCAAGAAAGGAAAACATTAAAGCCGACTGCCTCTCCAAATTAACCAGTGCTCTAGAAGATTGTAGAATGAGGCACATCACCATACAATCAATACCTTCCTAAACCAAAAGCTCCCATTTGTATTCAAGCCATATCCTACTCAGAGGATTAAAGGACCCCTGTTATCCGATGGATTGAAGAAGGACGCCTCCCACATAACAGATGGGAGGTTGTCAGGCTTAAAGTTCGAGTTGCTCATTTTCTACTACAAGAAATCCTTTACGTATCATCTATTCTGATATTTATCCAAGTCAGAAGGAGTTCATATTCTTAAAGAAATACCCAATGGCTGTTGTGGAACGCATGCGGGCACTTGGGTGCTCGAGAACAAAGCATTGCGGTCAGGATACTTCTATGTTCCATGAAACAAGATGCAAAGCAACTAGTGATCAAATGAGAGAAATGCCAAAAACATTCCTCCCTCATACATTGACCTGCGGAGCCCTTGACAACCATGCTATCACCATGTCCTTTCACACAATAAGGGATAGATATTGTGGGACCATTCTCCCTAGCACCTGgtcaaagaaaatttctgCTAGTAGCCATTGATTATTTTACCAAGTGATTGGAAATTGAATCACTCGCCCGCATTACAAAAACAAAGGTGatgaaatttatatggaaGAACATCATTTGCTACTTTTGGCTCCCTCGCAAATAATCTCAGATAATGGACAACAATTTCAAGGCCATAAATACAACACTGGTGTAGAGGTCTGTGTATCAAGCAGAGATTCACATCAGTCGCACACCCCCAAGCCAACGGGCAAGTGGAGGTTACCAACTGAATCCACATCCAAGGGATTAAGAgacgataaaaaaaattggataaaaaaaattaaccagTGTCCTATGGGCATATCACACAACCCTCGGGGATCCATAGGACAAAGTGTCTTCACCATCGTGTATGAGACCGAGGCAATCATTCCAGCTGAGTCGGGAGTACCCTCCCACAGAATCCTACATTTCTCTGAAGAAAACAATATTGTGTTATTGAAAGAGAACTTAGACCTCATTGAAGAATTGAGGAAAAAAACTTCCATTCGTATTCAAAGATACAAGAATACCATGGTCAATGTCTGTAATAGGAGGGTAAAGACACAGAGTTTTCAAGTAGGGGACATTGTATTGCAAAGAGTGGACGCATTGAAATCGATGGAAAAATTAGACCCCAATTGGGAAGGACCCTTCAAGGTTACAGCAGTAATAGTGCGAGGGGCTTACGAGCTCGAAGACTTTGAAGGACGTCCACTATCACGTCCCTAGAACATTCACAACATCAAGAAGTATTGTGCACAAAGAAGGGCGTCTCCATCACATGCAGAGCACCCTCCCACAAGTCTCCTAAAGGactccctctaaaaatatcCTCCCGCATGGCACCCTCCAATAAGTCCTCCTGAATGACTCCCTCTAAAATATCTGGCATCTTGCAATAAGTCCTCCTGAATGACTCCCTCTAAAATATCTGGCATCTTGCAATAAGTCCTCCTGAAGGATTCCTTCTAAAAATGTCATCCCATAGGGCATCCTCTAATAAGTCCTCCTGAAGGACTCCCTCTAAAAATTCCTCCTGTAGGGCATCCTCTAATAAGTCCTCCTGAAGGACCCCTTCTAAAACCATCCTCTTGAACGACATCCCCCAACCAGTCCTCTTGTAGGGCTCTCCCTACCAAGTCTACATCTGCGGACATCACAGAGCCCCTCTCTCTTTGGATACATCCCTCTCAGAAAtgtatgatttattatatttcttaaaatgagGCATAAAAACCATATAGGACTAAGCCCTGCCAAAGCTTAGGCCGGCCTCCATCATCGAAGGAGCCTCCGGGACTCCCCTTGTAAGCCTTCATACCCTTTATATTCATTACTTCTTTATGCAAGTATATTTcaagatataatatttaagtacTCATATGCAAGAAAAGTTAAGGAGGCATCCCTTAAGAAAGTTGAAGGGAATCTTCCTACCTAGGAGGTCTAAAGAAGCATCCCTCAAGAAAGTTGAAAGGGACCCGCCTACTAAGAAAGTCTAGGGGGCATCCTTCAAGAGAGACGAAAGGAACCCCTGCTAAGGAGACTTAAGAAGGCATCCTCCAAGAAAAAGTGCAGGAAACCTCCTACGAGAAACATTGAGAAGACATCCCTCAAGTAAGAGAATTGTTTACTAACTagagaattaattaatggacTTTCTTGACTAATGACAAGGTAAGAAGAtatgaggttgttaggtcatACTAATgaccataaccaatttatctatcatgaataggCATCCTCAAAAGTGCAGGAAACCTCCTACGAGAAACATTGAGAAGACATCCCTCAAGTAAGAGAATTGTTTACTAACTagagaattaattaatggacTTTCTTGACTAATGACAAGGTAAGAAGAtatgaggttgttaggtcatACTAATgaccataaccaatttatctatcatgaataattgtcATCTTTGTATCTATGATCAACAGTTGAATCAAGTATGATTCTGTCTTTAACTAGAAatctttcttttcatatttatttctcttctttattttgttttctagaTTTAGACTTTAAACAAACCCcccctcttttatttttgtattttatttgtagaaattaatttaaaatcaatcttTATGAATTCGATCCTACTGACTACTCTCATAAGTTgtaatagaataatatttttgatgaattggacacttaaaaaattataaaatctttgTTAGACCATCAGAAATTTTGTCGAAAATACCATCACTATGAAGCCCTTTTTCTGTAGTGCAAGAGTTATGTACCAAAGTAAACTTAGGCACAAAAATGCTTAGGATCAGACAGGATCTTCACATTTTTCACCACTCCTCTAACGACTTGCTCAATGACTCCAAATTTGGCCGCACAAGGAAAACTGACCATTAAGCCACATTATTGTTGATTTTACCAGATTGACGAGGTTATCAACAACATGCAATATTAATGTCAACGTacgttttttattttttattttttgataaaaatatcttataatgtAATGACGCATGTGATACACGCGCGTTGTCGAAGACAGCTTTAGAacataataagaaaagaaactgAACTAATGCTTCTCCTTGATTGTCTCGTTGTAGTAATTCTACTCTCTCTAGTCTGtcaactaataatatttttgaacacCAAAAATATTCAACCCAAGTTTTgcctcttctttctcttcatcATTCATCTTGACCCTACAAAGGTAGGTCAAGGCCGAATATATTCATCTTTGACCAGTAGTTAAAAGTTCTTTggctcttttttcctttcaattcTTGGAGCAATGGCAACAGGCTCCGCCCAACCTTTGCCTGGGGCAATGGCCACAGGCTCCGCCCAACCTCCGCCGCCGCCACCTCAAACACCACAACCTTATACATATCCCCCAATCACCATTATCCTCACAATTAtcctccttatatttttttttgtgggttttttttctatatatttttgtcgATGTTTCATGCAGAACATACTGCACACCTGGCATCTCCGGCATAGCCCCACCGGCACTCCGGTAGGTGGCGCCACTTCATCCACTGCGGCCGGTGGTCTCGATCCTTTGATTGTACAGTCTTTTCCAACTTTCATCTATTCAACTGTCAAAGATTATAGGAAGGAAAAATATGGGCTAGAGTGCGCCATTTGCTTGGTTGAGTTTGATGCTAGCGACGTGCTTCGCCTGTTGACAGCATGTTGCCATGTATTCCACCAAGAATGCATAGACCTTTGGCTCGAGTCGCATAAGACATGCCCGGTCTGTAGGAGGAAGCTCGATTCACCGGTGCAATCACCGGTGAAGTCTCCTATTTATGCCAGCAATGTCATGCATGAGATAAACGAAAACGAGCTGACTGAAGACAGTTTTAGCATCACAATCAaggatgaaaatgaagatgaacGAAGGGGTAGAGATCATAAAGACCTGATTGTTTCTTCTAGCAcagatgaagaagatgatcAGGCACAAAAGTACTCTAGATCACACTCAACAGGCCATTCAATAATTGGAAATACGGACGAAGAAGATAGATTTACTTTAAGATTGCCCGAACATGTGAAGTCAGACATAGTAAGGGGCCATAAGTCTAACAAAAGTTGGACAACTTTTGGAGAGTATAATGCTAAAGCTAACACTAGAAATTTTGGTCTTAGTCAGGTTTCGGAGTTGTCTGGTGGAGATATCAACAAAGTATAATTgtctcttctttccttttgtgtgtttctctttttaattttttgtcatttctccCCTTACAACTCTGCATTAAGAGTTAATGTTTCATAGAACAGATGATTGTCATTTACCAATGACACAAACAAAACATAGTAAGAAAATAACATGGTTTAgtgtaaattatttaaattttcttggcACTGTGAGGATTAATACCAAGTTTGGGGTATATGATCGGTGTATTTTTGTGAAGGAAAAGTTAAAGTATATTATAGATCAAAAGGAAACATTACagtaaaagagaaagaatatTGATCAAAGTTCTTTCACCAATTTCCAACTTTTCTTCGCCTCAATCACTACCTACTTTTATGATCATTTCTTGGTTTAATTACCCTTTTGGGGTTGTGGTCTTTGCACAAACTAGATTTTTGAAAGTGGACATTCTAACTGTTCTACACATTTATTTAGGGTGAGTAGTAATTTAACCcattgtgatattaaaaatgagtatattatttctctataaaaaaatatatagcaatttgtcttttgtactttttaaaatggaggttaattgcattattttaaaaatcacaagggggtaaattgttgtattttaaaaaatacaggaatccagaggtaaatcgctatttatattttcataaggaggtaatttactcatttacaatatcacaaggatgttgcttgcattttcccccatttatttatcttaaattaaaaatggaagACTTGTAATCTAATAAACAAGAGACAAGAATTCTGACTCTACTTTTCTAATACTTCTAATTAACATTTAAAttccatttaaattttaaatatcctataaaaatatattgtctAATAATGGGAATAAAGAACaagaggatatttataataatataaacttaatctatatttataaaatatatatatatatatatataataacatattGTAGTTCTTAATATCAATTGACCGGAGTTTCTTATGTAAATCGAAAGTATGACGTGCAACGCACgtatagaaatatatttctaGTGATAAATATGTCATTTATAGTTAgctataaaagaatataaagttcataataatatttctatttttgtcattcaaatataagtatatacagtttaattttcaaaaatagataatatgtgttttaattgataagaaaactatttattctattatatgTACTTCACTTTCTAAACTTAATTGGTACtgttaaacaaaaacaaaatactctCCAAAATCGAAAGTTTGTATGTCGTTATTCactatttaatatgaaaataaaaataaaaatattcaaaccGTACACATAGTATTACTCTTTTAATATTCGAACCATATGAGAATGTGTTTTTGTATGTGagaataaggataatttttattacatattaatcttatagagcttataagatttttgaaaaaaattagagaagttaactttttttcaaaaaacttataagattcaaatcatcttattttgaaatcttataacatatttttttttaaaaaataggccAAATACTTttggagcttataagctctctaatatcttttaagatattttgagaagtttataaatttggcCAAACACCTTTTAAATCtctaaagagagagagagaaatcatTCTAAAAAGAGAAAACGTGATGAGGAGAAGCCCATCACCCCACCCTCGTCTTCTTTCCCCGTTCGATCTTTCAACAACCACATAAATTCCTTTGCCATCGACCCCTTCTTCTTCAACACTGACAAAATCAACCACACACATTTAAACAAGGAGATGATCTGCAGTCAGTCAAATTGAATTCATgcgaaaatcaaatttgaactttAATGTACTGCATAGAACAACATTGACGATCCTTGTGAAGAAAATCCAACACCATAGACACCGGCAAACCATACATGAAAGAAAGGCAAAGGGCACTGTGCTGCTCGGGACAGTTGTTGCAACAATTGAAATGAGTGTAGCACCTGACTCCTAAGGATGTAATTCCCGTTAAAAGTGAGGGTATGTTGGGAAATTCATGCGACAAAGTTGAGGACATAAAAAGAGAGCAAAATACAACCCCAAATCGACTGTTTTTTTCGACTTATAATCAGTCACAGTTATTCATGATTAGAACCACCTAAATTTATGACCCAGTATCAGGCCGACCTACTCAACAacgaactgatcaaaatgttaATCAACATATCACTATAAAGGATTATGAAAGATATCACTTCTTATACACTAAAGTAAATATACCAGAGGAAGAATCCATCCAAGCACTTTATTTAACTACTAAAGGAATATGTGGTGTTGGGCTCATTTTGCACACCCAAATTAAGTCAATTTATCCATTGAAAAAAGGTGGAGGCTGAATTTAACAAGTGGTCTTCACTTTAGCCACCATTGtccattcaaatataataaacaaaaacatttGATCATGAGGAGAGAGAATAGAAAAGACAATGCACATTCAATCATCCACACAGTTGAAGTTGTCTAGTTGTTccaattattaagaaaaaccTGTCTGAATTAGATGTAATTGTAGTTTCTTTATGACTAAGATGTAATTGTTGCATACAATTGATGTTATTATATACCCATTATTTAGTTATTACATCAGATATCATTCTTATTGATTATAAGTCATACAATAAAGTTGAAtacaatttattcatttacaacGTCATAATAAATcggtatatattttttattaatataatataaatacatttatggTACAATATATAGTTGAATTTGATCAAAGTTAATCGAGAGTAGTACTTTCGTTGCCAAAGCGCACGACCACCTCTTCTTTTTCATCACTTGTCCGATTTTTGTTTCTCCCTTCATCTCTTCCTACTAATTTCTTCCCCGCATCCTTTTCTCAATCAATTTAGCTTTAATTTTCGTCACAAAATTTCTGTTATTAATTCCTGTGTGAAAGGAATAGAAGCAGACGGTTGGTATGGCGGAATCGGTGGAGTTGCCGGGTCGACTCGCAATTCTTCCCTTCCGGAACAAAGTATTGCTGCCTGGTGCAATTATTCGTATTCGATGCACTTCACCCAGCAGGTACCTTCTGTTTTTACGTCCAATTCTTCTTGCCGGCTGAATCTTATGATTCTTTTTAGTTTCCTCGTTATTCTATTTTCTGTATTGAATGAAGATTACTTGTGTTTGTTGTGGTGCTAGTGTGAAATTGGTGGAACAAGAGTTATGGCAGAGGGAAGAGAAAGGACTAATTGGTATTCTGCCAGTTCGTGATGCTGCTGCGGAGTCTCAGTCTGCAGCGTCCACACTGGCTCCAGGTGATTAACTTACACGCTGAGTCTGATGGTCTGAGACaggattttgtttcttttttactgTGGTGGGGGGTCCAACATCTGACCTGATTAAGAGAATAATTGTGGGACCTGGTGTAGTATAGAATGACTCCTCTGATTATTGAGCAGGTTTCTGGTTGAGTCTTGATTAGATAATTTGTAACGTAATAAAGATGATGATCATAAGTAACCTTAGTAGCAGTATTGTGATTATGATCTGATGAGTTGTTATGGAACTGTCTTGAAGGCGGGGGAACTAATTTAGGAGAAAGAAGCTCCAAAAATCAAGAGGAAACATCCGACTCCCACAAACATGGTGGCAAAAATCAACAGGAAGTTATCCACTGGCATAATAAGTATACCTGTGTTACTGAAGCTGAATTCTGTTTTCTGTGTGTGTTGCTGAATTATGTTGGTCACTGGTGATCTATTTTTGCTTTCCAGAGGAGTTGCTGCCCGAGCTTTACATCTGTCAAGAGGAGTGGAGAAACCAAGTGGCAGGGTCACCTACATTGTTGTTCTTGAAGGCTTGTGCAGATTTAGTGTGCAGGAGCTGAGCACGAGAGGAACGTATTACACCGCCCGCATCATTCCCCTTGATATGACGAAAGTTGGTAAAAATCTGTAAAATTCTTTGTTTCATGGTGCATCTATAAGGACATAAATTTGGTGAAGAAATACTCAAGTTAAAACCAACCTAATACCAAGAAGCACAGGCAATCCTCTGCTGGCTTTTACGTAGTCATGTAAGAAAATCATGCATAACAATGTTGTCCTTGAATGGGGGTTTAGAAGAAGTAAAGTTGTATGAATTAGTATAGCTGCCCTCTTTTTTCATTTAGGTTACTCTCAGGAAATGAAAGGTCCTATGTGCTTCCTTTACTAAAATGTATAGGCATGCTAAGATTTTGCAAATTTCAGACTTTGCATGATAAATGCCCATAAGTGGGTTCTCTATCTTTCGATATTGAAGCTGTCATTACCTGATCCAAAATTGTCTGTTCCCTGAGAAATTCTGTTCTTGAGAGGATTTTTAATCTCTTCAAATTGTGTTGCTTGGGCTGCCTCTGTGACTGTAAGCATAAATGGAGGAAAGAAAGTCATTGGAGTTTCACAGGTTAACCACCTCTTCTTGTTGCAAGATGTTAATGTTATTATGTGAgatgaacaagaaaataagtgGGTGTGACGTAGTTCATCAGGTTAATTTGCATTGGTGTTTTACTAACTCATTGGAAAATTTGCAATCCAGATCACCAGGGTGGAAATTGAACTAATTGAGCCGCTCATATTCTTGCAGAAACTCTTTGTACAACTAGttgttagtttttttattcatcaaaGCCTCTGGTGCACATCTCTAAATGTTATGTCTATTGGGATCAGTTAATTGTTCAAGGTTTGGAGAAAGCTATTCAACTGACACATTGAAGAAAGTTCAACTAATGAGGAATCACTATGGAGGATTAATGGGCTAAAAAGGTTTGGAGAATTGGAGAATGACTCAACTCAGTAATACAACAATTACTTGCCAAAGCATTTTAAATGGCAAAGAAGTCATAAAATTATCCAACTTACATATTGTAGAATATTCAACCAATGATGAGAGTTAGCAAGAATTCAATTTTGAGGACTGTACAGTTACTTAGCAGTGCAGCAAGGATTCGCGAGAGCCTTCTATTTGTTTCCCAACTAATCCCCCATAATGGAATCCTTTCTATCACTCAATTAGGGCATTGGTTGAATTTTCTTCGTCCCGTACATCAATAAGTTTCTTAGCATCTTTTATCAAGATGCTGGTCAGATGcaatttttagtttgaaataattaattggtgATGACATGGTTCATCCAGCTGATCTGCCTTGTTTGTGTTGTTGTTTTAGCGTTGGATAACATGTAATTGAGGTCACCTGGTTGGATGTGGAACTATGCTTATTAATACTCTTCCAACCTATATAGTTTAGTTTGTGAAACCCAGAAGCATCTGATGGGAAGTTCTGAATTTGCTAGCGGTGCTAAGTTAGTTGGATAATGGAAACATAGCTTTAAGACAACTGGGAGAAGTTGAGATGAAACTTTTGGTATTTAATCCGTTATGCTACagtttttctataatttaacttaaattattcattatccAAGGACATAAAATCTATGTGATCCATCTCTAATGGCATTTAATCCTCTTTagcattttttcttattagaaAGTGTTGTGTCTAGTGAAGTCTGCTTTTGTGCTTACCATAATATAGTTGATGAAAGTTAACAGTCACAGATTTAATCTTTAGCGTTGCTGTTATTGTACCAACTTTTAGTGTACTGGCAAAAAATGAGAGCAGAATATAGGTGTTGTGTAAAGATTTATTTCATGCATTTACCAACCAATATTTGCCAACCTGGATGACCCTTTCAATTAAAGGTTCTGAAACCTTTGACGGGAATGAAACTGAATGCTTGCACTctgttgttttctttatttctcgGCACATATTATACATGCTTGTATCTGTggaatttaatcatttttcaaatttattctgTCTGAGAAGGGATCCATTGAatgtgttattttttcttgcacTGACAAGTTGTCTGATATCCATATCTTTGCATTTTGATTTCTCTTGCCGCCATCTATGTTGGGAAAAATCATCTTCGACATTGAGTGTACAGAGCTTTATCAAGAGGCTGATTTAAAACCCTGTGATAATATTTCCAGAGATGGATCAAGTGGAACAAGACCCTGATTTCATAGCGTTATCCAGACAATTCAAGGCCACAGCGATGGAGCTCATCTCTGTTCTTGAGCAGGTAGCACTTGAGGTTTGGTTTTAATGATTGGTTGTTTAATATATGCTAAAGCATTAGTGAGGAAGTCATGAGTTAGTTGAGATTAGACATAGATTTCAATACTTTGCCTTTGCCCACTTACAATTGATAATGGTTGCTCTGATTTGAGTTATTTCTGTATctagaaacaaaaaacaggAGGGAGGACTAAAGTTCTGCTGGAGACGGTTCCTGTTCACAAATTGGCTGATATTTTTGTCGCTAGCTTTGAGATTAGCTTTGAAGAGCAAATATCCATGTTAGATTCTGTTGATGTGAAAGTGAGGCTTTCAAAAGCTACTGAATTGGTTGATAGGCACTTGCAGGTATGCAGCCGACAGGGTTTATACATTTTAGGATCCTGTAGAATAATGAGTCACGGTAATTTTGCTTGCCTTGTAGTCAATTCGTGTAGCGGAGAAGATTACGCAAAAGGTTGAGGGACAATTATCGAAGTCCCAGAAAGAGTTTCTACTCCGTCAGCAGGTCCGTATTTTTCACGAATATTGAGTATTTCAGATTTCTGTgaactgaaaaagagaaagCTCCTCTGCCTGcagaatttttattatatatttaaatttctctaTTCTGGTGCTTCTGTCGTGCATCTTTAGCTTCTGGGGTTGCATGTTAGATGTTTCTCAAATGACCTGCTCAGCTTCTTAAGGATTCAATCCTGTGATCCAACCTATAAAATTGAGATTGAAAAATCCCAATTCTGCTTGACGTTGGTTTTCCCATgcttttatatcttttatacGCCATGGAGATCATATGTTATTTTTGAGTTCTACCTGGGAAATGTTATCCAGCTTTATAATCTCCATTCATTCTGCATAttggttttcattttttcaataCTTTTGGCACCAGCAATCTGATATACAATGAAGAAgttttgttagatatttttCGTTTTTATTGGGACCAAAGAAAATCTATTAGCAATTTGTTGACAACCATTTACGAAGACAAAACTTGTAATCCCCATATCTCTTGATGCTTCctctttattataattttcttttgtatcaAGATGAGTGTTTCTGCTATATGCATTGCCCTCCTTTTGCGTCAAAGGCTACTGGACTGATCTACCATAAGCTAGATATAATGTTTTGTTACTTTTATATGGGATGTTTTACCATCAGGTAGTGGTTATGTGGTTTCAGTTCTAGAATGTGGCCCTTCgccaaattaatataaataccaCCTCACTTAACTGGGGTGTCACTTTTGTCTTACTTGGTAACTGTTGTGAAAAACCAAGTTGAATCCATGTTGCATGAGAAAAATGATTTCAGATATTTGATTTCTGCACCTGAGAAAAGCACCTTCCTTTTCTGACTTATCTGGCATTCACTAGACTCTGATAGTGTGCATAATGCTTTTTTTCGGACATGTACCAGATGAGGGCTATAAAGGAAGAACTTGGTGATaacgatgatgatgaggatgatgtGGCTGCTCTGGAGAGGAAGATGCAAGATGCAGGGATGCCAGCAAATATCTGGAAACACGCTCAGAGAGAATTAAGGTATAAACGCACTAGGGGATTTTATAGAAGAGATTTTCATTATTGATATCCAGGTTTGGTATCACTCTAGCTGTAGAGAACCATAGTTGTTAAGCTCTGTGATTAACAATCTTTTTAAGCTTTCCACTCCACAGCTTTCTGAGAGATGCtcactaaatttatcaaaGCATTGTCTTACATTGTGGTTGAACTAATGGAGCCAAGtctatatttttcatagatttttttgtaagtcaTGTACCTGGCACATCTGATTCAATTCTTAGAATACTTtctaaattcatattataaattgCTCGTAGTCGAAGCATATGCAGTTTTGCTTGCTAGTCTTAAGCAAGACTTTTCACAGGTGTATCTTCTACAAACATGATCATATGTTTTTTTGTAGAGTATACGTGGCACCATAACAATCATCCATGAAATAAACTtctaaatttctattttatgatTCCATATTctgaattttgaacatagtggaggttttcttttaatttccaaattaaattcttatatCAGGAGACTTAAAAAAATGCAGCCTCAGCAACCTGGATATAATAGTTCTCGTGTGTACCTGGAACTTCTTGCTGACCTTCCATGGCAAAAGGCCAGTGAAGAACGGGAATTGGATTTAAAGGCTGCAAAGGAGCGACTTGACATTGACCACTATGGTCTAGTAAAGGTCAAGCAGAGGATAATTGAATATTTGGCCGTTCGCAAGGTTGACTTCTTGTTACCATTTTGTGCTTGATGTTTCCTCATCTAATAGTTGTATATGAAACCCGAATCTCTCTCAAACATGTCATGCAGCTGAAACCAGATGCAAGAGGACCAGTATTGTGTTTTGTTGGTCCACCTGGTGTTGGAAAGACTTCTTTAGCTTCGTCAATTGCCACTGCTTTGGGCAGAAAATTTATCCGCATATCCCTAGGTGGTGTTAAAGATGAGGCTGACATTAGAGGCCATAGGCGTACATATATTGGTAGCATGCCTGGGCGCCTTATTGATGGACTGAAGGTGAGAACTGATCTTACAGAACCTTTCCTTTATGTTGCTTA
The window above is part of the Sesamum indicum cultivar Zhongzhi No. 13 linkage group LG2, S_indicum_v1.0, whole genome shotgun sequence genome. Proteins encoded here:
- the LOC105155969 gene encoding RING-H2 finger protein ATL29, with translation MATGSAQPLPGAMATGSAQPPPPPPQTPQPYTYPPITIILTIILLIFFFVGFFSIYFCRCFMQNILHTWHLRHSPTGTPVGGATSSTAAGGLDPLIVQSFPTFIYSTVKDYRKEKYGLECAICLVEFDASDVLRLLTACCHVFHQECIDLWLESHKTCPVCRRKLDSPVQSPVKSPIYASNVMHEINENELTEDSFSITIKDENEDERRGRDHKDLIVSSSTDEEDDQAQKYSRSHSTGHSIIGNTDEEDRFTLRLPEHVKSDIVRGHKSNKSWTTFGEYNAKANTRNFGLSQVSELSGGDINKV
- the LOC105155970 gene encoding lon protease homolog 2, peroxisomal encodes the protein MAESVELPGRLAILPFRNKVLLPGAIIRIRCTSPSSVKLVEQELWQREEKGLIGILPVRDAAAESQSAASTLAPGGGTNLGERSSKNQEETSDSHKHGGKNQQEVIHWHNKGVAARALHLSRGVEKPSGRVTYIVVLEGLCRFSVQELSTRGTYYTARIIPLDMTKVEMDQVEQDPDFIALSRQFKATAMELISVLEQKQKTGGRTKVLLETVPVHKLADIFVASFEISFEEQISMLDSVDVKVRLSKATELVDRHLQSIRVAEKITQKVEGQLSKSQKEFLLRQQMRAIKEELGDNDDDEDDVAALERKMQDAGMPANIWKHAQRELRRLKKMQPQQPGYNSSRVYLELLADLPWQKASEERELDLKAAKERLDIDHYGLVKVKQRIIEYLAVRKLKPDARGPVLCFVGPPGVGKTSLASSIATALGRKFIRISLGGVKDEADIRGHRRTYIGSMPGRLIDGLKRVGVCNPVMLLDEIDKTGSDVRGDPASALLEVLDPEQNKTFNDHYLNVPFDLSKVIFVATANRMQPIPPPLLDRMEVIELPGYTPEEKLRIAMRHLIPRVLDQHGLSFDFLQVPEAMVKLVIQRYTREAGVRNLERNLAALARAAAVRVAEQDQAVPLSKDVQRLASPLLDGRLADEAEVEMEVIPISVNNHDISNAFRVTSPYIVDETMLEKVLGPPRYDDREAADRVATPGVSVGLVWTAFGGEVQFVEATAMVGKGDLHLTGQLGDVIKESAQIALTWVRARATELKLATVEESNLLEGRDIHIHFPAGAVPKDGPSAGVTLVTALVSLFSHRRVRADTAMTGEMTLRGLVLPVGGIKDKVLAAHRYGIKRVILPERNLKDLVEVPSAVLSSLEILLAKRMEDVLDQAFEGGCPWRQHSKL